The window GCGATATCTTTGGCGACGTGTTTGGCGATATCTTCGGCGGAGGCCGCCGTCAGCGCGCCAGCCGCGGTTCGGATCTGCGCTATAACATGGAGCTGTCCCTCGAGGAAGCGGTGCGTGGCGTCACCAAAGAGATCCGCATCCCGACCCTCGAAGAGTGTGACGTCTGCCACGGCAGCGGCGCCAAGCCCGGCAGTTCGCCGGTCACCTGTCCGACCTGCCACGGCCAGGGCCAGGTGCAGATGCGTCAGGGTTTCTTTACCGTGCAGCAGGCGTGTCCGCACTGTCACGGCCGCGGTCAGATAATCAAAGACCCGTGCAACAAATGCCACGGCCATGGCCGGGTAGAGAAATCCAAAACGCTGTCGGTGAAAATCCCGGCCGGCGTAGATACCGGCGACCGCATCCGCCTGGCGGGTGAAGGCGAAGCGGGCGAGCACGGCGCACCGGCGGGCGATCTGTACGTTCAGGTGCAGGTTAAGGCCCACCCGATCTTCGAGCGTGAAGGCAACAACCTGTACTGCGAAGTGCCGATCAACTTCGCCATGGCGGCGTTGGGCGGCGAGATTGAAGTGCCGACGCTGGATGGCCGCGTGAAGCTGAAAGTACCGGCGGAAACCCAAACCGGCAAGCTGTTCCGCATGCGCGGCAAGGGCGTCAAGTCGGTGCGCGGCGGCAGCCAGGGCGACCTGCTGTGCCGCGTGGTGGTGGAGACGCCGGTCAATCTGAACGACAAGCAGAAACAGCTGCTGAAAGAGCTGGAAGAAAGCCTTGGCGGCCCTTCCGGCGACAAGAACAGCCCGCGTTCGAAGAGCTTCTTCGACGGGGTGAAAAAGTTCTTTGATGACCTGACTCGCTAAGCTGCTGTTTTTATTAACGCGCTACCCAACCCCGGGCTTATCCCCGGGGTTTTTATTTTCGCCAAGTCGGAGATATCCCTGCGGTTGATGTGACTTGTGACCTCAATTGCTCGGTTTTTTCGATTTTTATAGCATTTATAAACGTGTTTTTTCGAGTTAAAACGCCCTCTATACTCATTCCATTATTTTGCATGCAGGGTTGCTGAACCCCTGCACAAATAGGGAGAGGCGTATTGTGACCAACATTATTCGTCAGTTTTTACGTCAGGAAGCCGCGGGCGGCATCATTCTGATCGTGGCGGCAATCGTCGCCCTGATCATGGCCAACAGCCCGCTGCAGGCGATTTACCAGGCCTTCCTGAACCTGCCGGTGCTGGTGAAGGTTTCCTCGCTGGAGATTGGCAAACCGCTGCTGCTGTGGATTAACGATGGCCTGATGGCGATCTTCTTCCTGGTGGTGGGGCTGGAGGTCAAGCGCGAACTGATGCAGGGATCGCTGGCCGGGCGCGACAAGGCGGTATTCCCGGCGATCGCCGCCTTGGGTGGCATGCTGGCCCCGGCGCTGATTTACCTGCTGTTCAACGGCGCGGATGAGGTTACGCGCCAGGGCTGGGCTATTCCGGCGGCGACCGATATCGCCTTTGCGCTGGGCGTGATGGCGCTGCTGGGCAACCGGGTGCCGACCAGCCTGAAAGTGTTCCTGCTGGCGTTGGCGATTATTGACGACCTCGGCGTGATTGTGATTATCGCGCTGTTCTACAC is drawn from Serratia entomophila and contains these coding sequences:
- the dnaJ gene encoding molecular chaperone DnaJ is translated as MAKKDYYEILGVSKTADEREIKKAYKRLAMKYHPDRNQEKDAETKFKEIKEAYEVLTDDQKRAAYDQYGHAAFEQGGMGGGGFGGGGADFSDIFGDVFGDIFGGGRRQRASRGSDLRYNMELSLEEAVRGVTKEIRIPTLEECDVCHGSGAKPGSSPVTCPTCHGQGQVQMRQGFFTVQQACPHCHGRGQIIKDPCNKCHGHGRVEKSKTLSVKIPAGVDTGDRIRLAGEGEAGEHGAPAGDLYVQVQVKAHPIFEREGNNLYCEVPINFAMAALGGEIEVPTLDGRVKLKVPAETQTGKLFRMRGKGVKSVRGGSQGDLLCRVVVETPVNLNDKQKQLLKELEESLGGPSGDKNSPRSKSFFDGVKKFFDDLTR